In the Ricinus communis isolate WT05 ecotype wild-type chromosome 3, ASM1957865v1, whole genome shotgun sequence genome, TTGCACTTCCTCTGGACAGAGGAGCTTCAATTTCAGAGTTTCAGAGGACAAAAATGAGGGTCTGATTCACCTTATAAATAGAAATGCAGTCCTATGGACAGTATTTCAATATCGTACAGACTTAACTTTTATTTGGTGTTTGCTGTATCACAATTTCTTTTGCTGTTTCTCagagaataattttaatctgATACTACAATTTCTATATGTGGCAAGCCAAAAGGACATGCAATTACTATCACTTATATCCCCAAGTATCTCTCCTTTTTTAGATACTTCTTTGTTACATCTTTAAATGTTCTGTAAGCCATTTGGAAAAGCTATTGAGATTTCAGAATTTTCAGTGTTTTGGCATCTTTTAACACTTCAAGATTTCAAGCATTTTGGCACTCTTGCCCACAAAATTTCCAAGCAGATTTTTGTTCTCAATCTTGTTGGAGATGTCAAGGATACAAACTATTATCATTTAGAGTAGCCTTGGTTGCTTTTATAAGTCTGTATGTAATATTTGATTATCTGATTTATGGTTTCTCCAGGCTGGATCACTGctgaatgatatcaatacatcaTCAAAGCTGACTGCGATTGATGAGAggtaaagaaacaaaaagaaaaatctcctGGCTTCATCTAACACCTAAATTAGTAGAGAGGGACTGGAATTAAATGGTAGGTGGAACTCCTTTTGTAGGTTTCCTTTGGATGAACTTTTCAAGAGGAAGCGCCCTGATGCGGAAAACAAAGATGCTAGTGATACAGAAGATGACgatgaggatgatgatgatgataatgcaGATCCGGATGATGATGCAAATGATGAGGATTTCTCTGGTGAAGAAGGTGAGGAGGAAGCGGATCCTGAGGATGATCCTGAAGCCAATGGTGAAGGAGGAAGTGATGATGAGGACGACGACGACGACGACGATGATGGTGATGAAGAGGACGATGACGAGGATGGAGAGGATgaagaggaggaagaagaggaggaggaagaagaggTTCCCCAGCCACCAGCTAAGAAGAGGAAGTGAAAGTGATAGTAGGTCTTGTGTTTCCGTTTTGGATAGGTAGCTTTTAGTAGGGGGAGAGGATCCGGATTGTCAGTCTGCATAGAGTAGAATTTACCATATCCTTGTTCTGAATGAACCTCTTTCTGGTACCAATGGTGTTATGTTGCCAGAGAATATTGTGCTGTATAatgtttatttccttttccttttatggAATTTAGTGGCCCCTTTATTTTAGTTAGTGGAACTAGTCATATCAAATGGAGTTCTTTCTTTTCCCCCCCTCTCTTTTCCCCCCCTCTCTTATGATGAATGATTTGGTGGTCAGACATGGTAGTTAAGCATGTTTCCGAGGAGCTACAGAGGGGTTTGGACCCATAGGCTGAAGTGGCAAATTTAGGTCAAGTATGTTTCTGAGGTGCTATAGAATATTATAGCTTAAGGAGTATTCTAGCTGCTTAAGCTCAATGTTTTGTGGTCCACCGACCAGCATGGATACTACTAACTATTGTTTTCGGCCAGAAGCTCGATTCAGCATGCTGcttgttttagttttagtttatGGATGATGGAGAATTATGCTCTTAGTTTCTAAAGCACTTCACAGCTTATGAATAGGAAATAAACTTAGTGCTGGTGCTGTTATATTACATTAAAGCCCTGTTTCCTGCTTATCTGAAAGGTTACTTACTTAGCAATAACTTTAAATCCTTAATTGAACTTGTACTCGATGAGAAACGGGCAGATGAGgctagaaagaaaagaagcaatctAAGCCATTGACACCGATCAACTGAACATGGGTAATTTCATAGAGTTTACAAGATAAAAATgctacaagaaaacaaaatagtCTATTATCAATCGCCATGAAGAATGTAGGTGTCTCTTGAGCATACGCTGCACTGgaggaaagaaattaatagAGCTGTCATACTGTCTCTGATCTTAGGTATATTATCAGGATTCCCCAAGTCAGTGATATCAGGAACTCAGGATGACCTACAAAACAGCATGTTAAACATTTATTAGATCCATTATCATTGCAGTTTAGATGGGATTATAACCATTTATTCTAGAAACAGCTACAGCAATCAATGATATAATCAGGCCCTTCACAGTTACTTATCTCCATGTACCTAAGGAAAAGGATAAAAACACAGGGATGtcaaggaagaaaaagagagagcaTGTTTACTACAATTCTTGAGATTCAATACTTACCAAACCATCCTAGGTGAGCAAGCTCAAAATGAGTATCATGAaatgctttaaaaaatatcaactGCGCGAGATGATATTTTCAGAAACAAAACTGATGATAGAAGATTCTTTGAGATGGCAGGCCAGTAACTCAACCAGCTCATCAAGCTGCTAATTTGTTTTGGCTTCAATGCACGCACAGAACTTTTACTTcttgtaaaattaaattagctCATAGGATCCTGAAAGCTTCGATCTAGCATCTACAAGGTCCTTACaaggtctttttctttttccaccTTGGTTcaaggaaaggaaaaagaaaggataGATTTAAAACCCTACAACAGTGGCAGTAAGAGATAGGCACTCAATTCCTCGACTACTAGCTCCAGGCAGGTGCACAAGAAAGTTATTATAGCTGAAGGTAATATGAGAGAGCAAGGTAACTCCAGACATTTGAGACATGGATTCCGCAACACACAACAGATTTAATGCGCACATACATCACATTGCTGCATTGGCATCTTTGCTGccaagataaaaataacaacaaaatcTAATAGCTAAGGTCCAGTTAATGGCCTAAATGTCCAATTAAGTGAATATGATTATCAAGTGAAAGgctttagaagaaaaaaaaggagcTACCTGCGTGTGAAATTAACAGAAGTAATAGACACGCTATAAACAAGAAGTGACATGAACTACAAAACCAGCAATTAAGACTTCTACAAAGCAGAAGAAATGAATAAACGATGAAGAATAGTGATGTTAAGTTTCTGAGCCTTTTGCCTTAGGACTAGTCAGTTCTCTTTCTCAATGGGAGCAATTAAGTTTTGATCATTACCAGCACTAAATTTGTATCAGTATCCGTGTTATTTCCAAATCAaacaaactaaataaaaatataatttttcaatttaatcagAAGGTACAACAGTGCTATACCAATTattaaggaaataaacaacaatCTCCCTTATCAAATCCCAATTAAAAGATCAAAGATTGCAACTTGACTGGTAAATATTCAAAGCAACAACCATAATGCGCCAAGAACAACGACATAAAATGAACATCAATCTATTGCAcccataattaataatcacttCGAAATCCAATAAACGGAAATACTCATGATCCCAATTATTCAATTTAACTTACTAAGGCAACTTCCCAGATCGAAAAACAGCAAACTTTGACATCTCAGAGTACTTATAATCAATCCCATTTCCCTTCAAAAACTCTTCAA is a window encoding:
- the LOC8268276 gene encoding nucleolin: MEVGSVTNSSVERTIWACSVVEAMVVETAVSAWESLARLFFVAGSLLNDINTSSKLTAIDERFPLDELFKRKRPDAENKDASDTEDDDEDDDDDNADPDDDANDEDFSGEEGEEEADPEDDPEANGEGGSDDEDDDDDDDDGDEEDDDEDGEDEEEEEEEEEEEVPQPPAKKRK